DNA from Halostagnicola kamekurae:
GATCAGTGCTGACGGTGAACTCCCCTACGAGGACCGCTATGATCTCAACTACGGACTACTTCGTAACTGGGCCGACGACTCCGTTGCCGAGTTCAAACAGGGGATGCGTGAGCGCATCGAGGACTGTTTCGAAGGCTGGACCATCGAGGAATTTGTCGTCGTGGCACAGTATCTCCTCATCAACGCAGAACGAGGAGAGACTGAACTGACACGTGACCTGATGTTCGAGTCCTACGGAATTTCGAATGATTACCCCCATCCATTCACGAAACGCTTCGATAGAAATAACTCCTTCTTCGAAGCTTTCCAAGGCCTGACCAATCAGAGCAGCCTTCCAACCGACCTCGCAAAAGGATTCTTCAAGATCAAGGAGAACTTCGTGGACGCCAAGCGATTGAACGAGGCCTATGGGGCAGTTGCCAATGACCTCGAGACATACCTCGAGGAAGCGATGTTTATCGACAGCGACGGCCTTCCGGATGCGTATAAGGTTGGATCAACGCGTAAAAAGGCTACAACCAAGCTAGCATCTGTCCTTGAGTACGTAAGAGTCTATGCACAGGAACTCAATGGACTCGGTCCGAACAACGTTGAGTACATCACCGATACTGTAGAGAAGATAGATACTTGGTACGACAAGAGCCACTCGCTCCACCAACTCCAGGAACTGTATGACGAGTTGCTCGAAATCATTGGCGATCTCGATGTGAACATGCGTAACACGTGGGAAAAGCAGCGGAAGTGCCTCGAGAAAAAGGACCGATTCCACCTTGGTTCGTTTGCGAAGGATATCGAGCAGTTCCGAGAAGTTGAGTCCGCAAGCGGACACGAACTCATTGGACTGATGCACGAATTTGAGGAAAGTCGGGAAACGGCCGCTGAGTGGAAAATCTACGAGGCTATCAGCGAGATGATCGAGATCGCGCAGAACGCCGATGTTCCTGAGATTGACAACGAACGAGAGAGCGAAGTCAAGAATTCCGAGGAGTTCCGCGCTCTCATCGCGACGCACGACGAGATCGCCAACATCATCGGAGGTGAGTGACAATGTCATCGAATATCGAAAAAACAGTCGAAACGCTACGGTCGAAGGCTGATAACTATCAGGATGCAACGAACTTTGAGGCTAAATTAGAGGAGAACACCGGGACTGCGTCGACGCTGAAGACATCTCTCGACGGACTTCGGAATCGAATGGAAGAGGTCGAACGACTGAACGACATCTACACGCGGGTCTTCGATCGTGACACGCCTGAAACGGTCAAAGACGCACGTCACCAGGCGCGTCAGGTCCTGGACCGGACCGCAGACGACTACTGGAAGTTGATCAACGAGGACCGAAGCGAACAGTACACGGCCAAGGTCCAGACCGCAAAGTCAGAGGCCGACGATGCGCGAAACCTCCTCCGGACGGAATTGAACGAGATTCAGACCGCTTGGCGGGACGATATCCGGGCAGCACGGCGGATTCAGACGTTGATGCCTGACTCTCGGGAGTCGTCCCAGTTGCTCAACGACATTGAGGAGTTCGTCGACAACCGTATGTGGGACGACTCCGCCGACATCAACTCACTGCAGGGAGAATGGCAGGGACTCGAGAAGAAGTGGGACGACGGTGTTGTAAGTTGGGACGAACTGCAGGACCGGTACGCTCTCAGCGACGCCACAATCGATCGCCTGAAACGGCTCGCACAGGGGGAGAAAGTGTCATTTAGTAAACTAGATGGTGGCGTCGTGGAGGAACTGATGAACGTCGACGAATTCCGCGACGTACTCGAGGTGACGCTGTAGGAATGGAGAATCCAACTCATCGCGCCACAGAGGCCGTTAGCGCTTACCGGAACCACTTCGTCGGCCGGACGGGCCCGGCTGCACGAAGCATTGCGAACCGTCAGGAGCGACTCCTCGAGGATCCCGACGGCCTGGTAAACGTTCGTGGGCCGTACCTCCAGGCGCTCGACGTGCCCAACTGGAGCGACGAGTCCTGGCGGTCGTTCGCTTCGCGAGTGGGACTGAATCCACTCATCAGGAAGACGTTCGACGATTTGGGGTTTCGGCGCCTGTACGACTTCCAAGAGCGGAGCATCGAATCGATCCGTGACGGCCACGACACCGTCGTCACGGCAGCCACAGGTCGAGGGAAGACTGAAGCATGGCTAATCCCGATCCTTGATCGCATCTTAGAGAAGAAGCGTCGCGGCGATGGGGATGGCACAACCGCGACGCTAATCTATCCAACGAAGGCACTGGCGCAGGATCAGTTCAAGCGATTAGTCCAGTATCTCTACCGAATTAATGAGCAGTGGCCGACGAACCAGCAGATCACGATTGGGATCTATGACGGCGATACGCCAACGAATATGAGCGCGAACGCCCAGGGGTATCTCGAGTCGTCATTCAAATACACCGAATGTCCCGGTGCGAATGAGGATCTCGAGAAGTGCCGAAACTGTCGTCAGGGCGTTCACGTCCACAACAGCGGGCAGTCTTACGAACTTCGCCCGGAGAAGCGTCAGTGCACGGATGACGTACCACTCGATTTTATCCGATTAACCAAGCACTCGATCCTTACTGAGGGCGTCGACATCCTGCTGACGAACCCAGATACGATCAACATGAAGCTCGTGAACGTCAACGCACCTGACGAACACGAGACCTTCGTGTACGATCCCGAGTTCCTCGTGTTCGACGAGGTACACACCTATGACGGGTTGTTCGGGAGCTATACCGCCACGCTAACCAAGCGAATGCGCGCCCTCCGCGAGGATCGCGGGTGCGACGACCTTCAGGTGATCGCCAGCAGTGCGACCGTAGAGAACGACGTCGAACTGTTCCAGCAGATCAGCGGCGCAACGAAAGTAGAACACGTCGACGAGCAGTCTCGTTCCCTTGACGCACCATCGAAGGCAAGCATGCCGTCGGCGTTCACGGAGTCGACGCTTGCGGAGGAGGATTTACTCTCGTTCGCACGCGGGAAGCGAACTCCACCGTTGCTGGCTGACATCGACTTCGACATCGACGCGCAAGCACACGATGACGACCGGTTACTCGAACTTCTGGGCGACCACCTTTTCGACGCCATCGCCAACGAGGGCGCGGACACGTCGCCTGTCGTTGCCACTTTCCGAGTACTGCACGACGAACTCTCCTCTGAACCCCAGACCTACGAGGAGTTTCTCAAGTGGATTGCAGGGGAGTTTGACTTGACCGAGACTGAGGCCGAACGGGTGCTGGATAATTTCACCATCCTCGGGACGTTCTCCGGTCTCCTTGAGAACCGAACGCACCTCTTCTCGTGGCCAATTGACGGCTTCTACGCCTGTTCCGCCTGTGAGGCGGTGTACTCCGCGCCACAGGAGACCTGTCGGAACTGTAGTAACGGTTTCGTCACTCGAAGCACGTACTGTAGCCGCTGCGACGACGAGGCGTTGGTCGCGTGGTTTTGTCCGTCGTGTGAGCAACTGGATCCCTACATCCCGATCGAGGAGGGTGAACGCCGTACCGACGAGGAACATCACTGTCAGCGCTGTCTGGCGGCCCGCGATGAGGAGGTACGCTCGCTTCGGGTTACCTTTCAACCGACACTCGAGTGTGAGTCCTGCAGGGAACGGACGACGCGGTCGACGAGGGGATCCTGCTCCGAGTGTGCGACCAATCTCGTCCATGTCGGACCGGACCAGTACCGATGTCCAAATCCCGGTTGCGAGTCGAGCGTCGAGTATGACCCCGGCTGTCCCGACTGCGGCGGAGACCAGCGACCGGTCACGGGCGACGGTCCCGTCGACTGTCCCGGCTGTGGGCAATCGCATGAAGGGGCCGTGCCGGCAACCTGCGATTGCGGACGATCTCTGACACAGACGCGGTTACTCCCCTGGGTGTGTCGGAAAGACTCCTGCGACCGAGAGTACTTCGGTGATCCACCTGACACCTGCCCTTGCGGGTCATACACGTTTGCACGCGCGGGACTGTTCGAAGTACTCGCCGACTCGTACTGTGAGTCCTGCGAAACCAGCACCGTGGGAGATCCGACCTGTGACTGCGACGGGCCTGTCAGGACGCGAGAGACACCCTTCCAGGCCTATCAGACGGTTCAGCCAGACGGAGGCGTGCGAGCGGCGAGTTCGTTCTCGAGTGTTGCGCCCTGCACGCACCAGGGGCTGAACTACAACACGGATCGCCGGTACGACGAACTCGTTCGAGGGCCGGGGAACCTCGCGGTGACGACCAGCCAGTATCTTCTCCGACGAGTCGCCGACGAAGAGGGGCACAAAGCGGCCAAACTCCTCTCGTTTGCGGACTCCCACCGCGACATGAAGGAAGTCAACCGTGACTTCTCAGAGCCCGAAGCGGCGACGCTGATGGACCAGACGTTGGTCGAGGTCACTCGTCGGCACGAACCATGGATCGACGCTGAGACCGTCCTTGACGGCGCGATGGAACTGATCGAAGACCTCGGCAACGACCTGAAACCGCCTCAGGACGTTCGCGGGGTAGCCTTCGATATTGCCGAGGAACTCGTCGATGCCTCAAGACGGCACATGGACACCGAGGAGGCGGTCCGGGATCGACTCCGGCGCCGGCTGTATCCCCACAGCTATAGCGGTCGGTACGGGGAGTTCGGAGGTGCCCTCGCTGACGACGGACTAGTCGATGTCCGCCTTGATCCGGTCGTTCGCACGGAACTCTCTGCCGAGGAGCAAGGGATTGTGCAGGAACTCGTCAAGAACGGCTCTGGATGTTCGATCGAAAAGATCGATCCACCGGCCACGTCAACGGACGTTCGTGCCATCGTGGACGACCTCGATGATCGGCACGTGCTCGAGGCGGACGACGACTACGTCGAGTTCGATCCGAGTGCACTAGAGGCGACGCTCGCGGGTGACAGCGATGACTTGTATTACAGGCCGTCGAACGGCAGCTACGAGCAGACCATCGACGCGCAGTTCGGTGGACGAAGCGGTGACGCCGTCCCCTCGAGTGTATCAATCGATGCACTGGCAGACTCGGAGCACCCCCGGTTCACCGCTCGCGCGTACCGGACGACATACTCGCAGCCCCGCATGCTCGTTGGACAGGTCTACCACGGGATGACCGAGAAGAAGGAACGGCGCGAACTCGAGTACCTCTTCCGCGAAGGGAACCAGCCCCACTTTCTCTCGACAGGGCCAACGATGGAACTCGGCGTCGATATTGGCGACCTCGACGCGCTATTGCTGTACGGCACGCCGCCGAATATGAACGCATATCTGCAGCGAATCGGTCGCGCCGGACGAGACTCCGGATCCTCGCTCGTGCATTCGGTCAGCCAGCGCAACCCCATCGACTACTACTACTACGAGCAACCAGCGGACCTGATGGCCGCTGATCCGCAACCGGTCCCGCTCAAGGAGTACAATGAGGAGGTGCTCCGAGTCTCGCTGACGTGGGGCGTACTCGATTACGTCGCCGCGAACTTCGTCGTCCCGTGGGAGGTTGAGCGGCGCGGCCAATACGCATCGGTCAGTGGCGGTGGCGAATTCGAGCATCGTCAGCCCTCGTCCGACGACGATGCCGCAAAACTGACCCATGCGATGTCGGCACGGACGAAGGAACTCGGGCTACAGTCTCGGAACTCGAAGCTAGCCGCGCTAGGGACGGTGGTCCACGACTATGACCGAGAGATCCGAGAGCATCTCGAGCGACTGTTGGATCACCAGTACTGTGCCGAGTGCAACCGCAAGTACGACCGCGACGCCGACCGCGAGACCTGCGTCGACGATAACTGCTCGGGCGACCTCCACGACGCGCTGTCGGAGTTCGAGCACTTGATCGACGAGGCAGTCGAGCGGTTCGACGAGCGGTTCATTGACCATTACGGTGAGTACCGTCACGAACTCGAGGACGAACTCGAGAACGTCCAGCGCCGCTGGAGGGACCTCAAACGTGATCGTCGCCGGGCGAGTTCCGGCGAGGAGGCACGACGCATATCGGAGGAGCGTGCCACGCTCGCCGACCGGAAAGAAGCGCTCAGACGACGACTGGACCAGATCGAACGCATGTCATATCTCGACTTTCTGCGCGAGTCGCGCCAGAGTCGCTACGCGTTCAACATGCGGAGCGTGACGAATAACGTTGGTGTCGGCCTCGTCGACGCGGATGAGGACGGCTACTGGACCCGTAGCATCGGCGAAGACGACGGGCGGTCGATGCGGATGGCGATCAGCGAACTTCACCCTGGATCAGCGTACCTCGACGGCGGCGACGCATACGTGGTCTCCCAACTCTCGACCGACGAGTTCGCGTCGTCAGAACTTCGCGAGCGCGTTCGACGCAGCCAGGCGAGTGGACTGGCTGAGGAGTACGTTTGCCCTGCCTGCGGAGAGAGTCATGAGGATCCTGGGGATGCCTGCAACTGCGGCAGCGACGTGGACCTCCAGCGGCGTCGGTTAGTCGTCCCCGAGTCGGTGCGGGCCCACCGGTCTGATCTCCTGATGTCGGCAGACGGCAATCCTGCACGGACAATGTATCGGGAGCAGTCAAACGAGATCCAGAACACCTACGCCGAGCGGAAGACTGAGGTCCTCGAGTTCAACTCGGCCAAATGCTTCGATCTAACGGGCGAAGACGGCGAGCAACTGGGCACTGTCGAGTACGGAAGCATCGACGTATTACTCCACACGGATAGCTTCCGTGCGAAGTACAAGTCTGGCGAAATGGACGGCGAGACGACACCGTTCATGCTTTGTGGCGACGATGACTGCCCCGGGGTCGTCTATCGGGACGAGGATGACCAGTTGCACTGCAGCGCGAACGCAGACCACGGCCCTGCACACGACACTGGCTACGAACTGGTCCGACTCGGCTACGAGTACCAGACTGACGGGATTCGCGTCGATCTGGATGACACTGCCGAGGCGCACACGTTAGTTCATGGGTTCCGAGTTGCACTCCAGTATCTCGGTGGTGTAAGCATCCGCGAACTCTCGGAGGTCGTCCACGGTGACGGCGTCGTTGACCTGTTCGACGCCCAGGAGGGCGGTGCCGGGGTGACCGGGCTGTTGTTCGAGAGCGGCGACGGACGGGAGAATTTCGAGCAGGCAATTTCCCTTCTTCGCGAGCACTTCCAGTGTGACTGTGACGACGGCTGCCCCCTGTGCCTCTACCAGTACGGTTGCGACACACACAACCGGGGGAGTTCCTTCGATCGCGAGGGGTTATTCGAACGCCTCGATCAGGCTTCAACGGCTGTATTAGCAACTGACGGCGGCACAGGTATTGTGCGAACTAAACCGAACGAAGACATCCAAACTGACACATGAGCTCACGAGACGACACGATCGAACTCGCAGAACAGACGAAGCGAGCGTACGCAGAACACGTCGTCGCGTCCGGCCAGTCTCGGGTCCTCCGAGACGTCATCGACCGGTACGCGGAGACGGACGCCGACGAACCACTGGAGGAGGCAGTAACCTCGTTCACGCGGACACGAGGCCCCTTCCTCCAGGCGCTGGACCTCCCGCGACGGGGCCCCGACTGGGAGTCTTTCGCCGACAAAGTTGACCTACACGAGGATATCGTGCGTACGTTCACCGAGGCCGGGTTCGAGCACCTCTATGAATTCCAGGCCGAGACAATCCGGTCGGTCCTCAACGATGACCACACCTTGGTGACCGCGGGGACCGGCCGAGGAAAGACCGAGAGTTGGCTCGTCCCGATCCTCCAGTACATCTGTGAGGCAAAAGCTGGCGACCATCCCAACCATCCACCACAGAGCGTCAAGTGCATTCTGACCTATCCAACAAAGGCGCTCGCACAGGATCAGCTGAAACGTCTCATCGAGTACCTCTACGAACTTAACCGAAACCGAACGGGGACCGATCGCATCACGGTCGGCATCTTCGACGGTGACACGCCCCAGAACGACCCGCAGGAGTTCGAGTACCTGCAGACCGCCTACAAGTTCTTCGAGTGCCCCTGCGAACACTGCGACGGTTCGCTGACCGTCGAGCGGACCGAGGACGAGCGGTTCCGCGTCGACCACGACGCGACCGGGACACCGGAGGTCGATCTCGACTTTATTCGTCTTACCCGCGACGAGATCGTGACCGAGGAAGTCGACATCCTTCTGACGAACCCCGACACCGTCAACTACCGGTTGTTCAACGTCAACGAGACCGACGAGCAGTCGGCGTTCGTTGAGCAGCCGCGATTCGTCGTCTTCGACGAGATTCACGAGTACTCCGAGCTGTTCGGCGCGTTCACCACCGGGCTGATGCGACGCTACGCCCGGTCGCGACAGGAACTGCTCGACAACGACGCCATCGAGGACGATGATCTGCAGGTGATCGGTGCGAGCGCAACCGTTTCGAATCGTCGAGCCATCTTCAACCGAATTCTGCCGTTTACCGACCCGGAGACGTCGGTCGTGACCGAGAATCCGCAAACGCTCGACGCGCCGATGCCGACGACCGTTCCGGAGGCGTTCCGTTCGGACGCACTCGATGTCGAAGCGTTCGGGCAGGCGCTAGCCGACGGCAGTGAGTTGGGCCCAGTCGGTGAGAGGTTGCTTGCGATCACTAACGTCAACGTACCCGACGACCCGACACCGACAACCGCGCTTCGCCGGGTCGAGGACGCTCTCTACGAGCGGTTGCTTCACGGTGGGGGTGACGATCTCGACTTCGTTCGGGCGCTGTATGCTGAACTCTACGAGGATCCGCAGGAACTCGATGGACTGACCGAGACGATTGCCGCCGAACTCGACGTCGAGGAATCAGTCGCCACGACGATCCGAGAGAACTTCGTTGCCATCGGTCAGCTAGCGGGCGTCCTCGAGAGCCGGGTCCACCTGTTCTCTTGGCCCATCGACGGATACTACACTTGCCTGCACTGCGGGACGGTCTACGACACCCCCCGGAGCCAGTGTGTGGAGTGCGATCACCACTTCGTGACGAAATTCTCCTACTGCCGACACTGCGGGGAGGAGGCTTTGGAGTCCTGGTTCTGTCCTGCCTGTGAACGCCTCGAACCGCTCACGGTGACGTCCTCGGATGGACGATTCGAGTACTTCGATGTCCAGACCTGCAACTGCGACGAGGGGACCGAGAGCGAGACGGACATGATCCGCACGCTCTGGCGGCCATTCTACGAGTGCTCCGAGTGTGGTGACCGACAGAACCTCGACCGTGTGCGGCGGTGTACGTCCTGCGACGCCGAAGCACCGATGGTGCTTACGGATGATCGCAAGGCCTACGAGTGTACCAACCCCGACTGCGGTGCACGCACCGAGGCGACGGGCACCCACGAGTGCCAGTCCTGTTCGCACGAGGACCTCCACCCGCTCGTCGACGACACCCTCTACTGCGACGAGTGCGACGAGACCTACCCCGACACTGCTGGGGAACGCTGCTCCTGCGGCGGCGCCCTGCGACCCAAGCGCTTCCTTGGCTGGCAGTGCAGCGGCGAAGACTGTGACGCGGTCTATCTCGGCGAGGCCCCGCGGACCTGCGAGTGCGGAAAGCGGCGGTTCGCCCGCACCGCGCTGTTCGATCTCGATCGCGTCTCGCAGTGTCAGTCCTGCGAGCGCGAACTGTTCCCAGGACGGGAGTGCTTCTGCGATGACCCCGACATGAAGACCGTGCCGAAGGGATACAGGACCTACAAGATGGTCGATGAGCGCGGTTCGGTTCGCTCACCGACTGACTTCCCGGGGGCCGTACCCTGCTATGACAAGGGGAAATCGTACTCGAAGCACCGCCGCTACGAGTCGATGCTCCGTGGACCGGGCAACACTGCCGTGACTTCTTCGCAGTACCAGCTTCGGGCGTCGGCTGATCCCGACGACTCTGAGACGTTCGAGCGGGCCAAACTGCTCTCGTTCGCTGACAGTCAGAGCGACATGAAGGAACTGGCTCGGAACTTTGAGGACCCAGAGACGTCGCTGTTCTTCAGTCAGTTGACTGTCGAGGCCCTCGGGGAAGCCGACAACGACTGGGCGTCGCTCGCAGAACTCGGTGACCGTGTCTGGGCGGCCGTCTCCAAGTACGAGGAGATGCTGGAGACATCAGCTGACGCCCATCGCTCACCACTCGAGCGACGACTGACGGCGTACGACGAGTCCCTCGAGCGTTACGTCCGCGACGAGGTAGCTGCACGCCTGCTGTCCGGTCGGTTCAACAACCGCCGCCGAACACCTCGTCTCTCCAAAAACGGGTTGGTCGACATCCGCCTTGACGTCGACATCTCGTCGCTCGACGAGACGAAGCAGAAACTGCTCGCCGAGTTTCACAGCCAGAGCACGCACTACGTCTCCACACTGGCCGAGGAGATCGAGGGTGCGGGCCATCATGTCGAAGAACTGGTCGATGAGGGTGTCCTCGAAAAGCGAGATACGGACGGGAACATCGTCGTGGCACTAGCGCCCGATGCCGTCGAGATCGCGCTGTCCGATGAGTCGACACCGGTCAAGTACGACCCGGCAGCAGAGAGGTTCTACACAACGTTCGAACTGGCCTGCCGCGACGTTGAGTCCGACCTTGTCTCGTTCACCGACGACTATGTCGCACGGTCGGAGTTCTCCCATCCTCACTTTGATCGACTGGCATACCGTATCGACTCCTCAGACCCGATGATGTTGCTCAGCGACTCATACTTCGGGCAGACGGAGCGAGCTGATCGGCGCCGTCTGGAGTACCAGTTCCGTGAGGGACGACATCCTAACTTCCTCTCGTCAGGGCCCGCGATGGAGGTCGGCGTGGACATCGGCGATCTCGACTCGCTGTTGCTGTACGGGACACCCCCGAACACGAACTCGTATCTCCAGCGTGTGGGACGGGCCGGGCGAGACTCCGGATCCTCGCTCGTGCACTCGGTCAGCCAGCGCAACCCCATCGACTACTACTACTTCCGGCGGCCAGGAGAACTCATTCAGTCGGAGGCCCAGCCGGTGCCACTGAATGAAGTGAACCGTGAGGTCCTCCAACGGTCGCTCACATGGGCGGTCCTCGATGCGATAGCGGCGACACGGTGGATACCGTGGCGCCGCGAGATGAGCGCAATGAATGATCTATTCGTCTACGAAGAGGACGACGAAATCACCTCCTGCGCCGAGAAATCCCGTACAGACGTGACATTCAGCACGCTCTTAGCAAACGGATGTGGGCAACTCCAGCCCGGAGCATCCATCTCGCCCCTAGAGGCGTTACGCGAAGTGGTCCAAGAGGACACCGACGACCTGCATGAGTATCTTGCCGATATCGTGCGATTCAGCCCCTGCGACCGCTGCGGTCGCAAGCACGAAGCGGGGTATGAGGGCCCCTGTGCCGCCGACGACTGTGACGGCACGACGGTGTCGCTGCTCGATGAGTACGACGACCTCATCGCGGACGCTCTCGAGAGTTTCGAGCGGGATATTGTCGATCGGTACGTCGAGTTCGAGGACGGACTCTACGAGGAACTTGATCGCGTGGAGGACCGCATCAGCGATCTCCGGCGATCCTCCCGAAGCCGGCGACGCGGGCGGCGAGGCGACGAGTCGGAAACGGATCAGCGGGAGGAACTCGATCGACTTCGGGATCGCCGGACACGTCTGGACGAGTTCCTGATGCGACTCGAGAGCATGCAGTTCCAGACGTTCCTGAATCGGTACAGTGACGCCGCGTTCAGTCTTCGATCAGTCTCAGCCAGTGTGACCTACGATCTCATCGGCGATGGGTTCCAGTCGGCGACCAATGGCGAACTCGACCGCGACCGTCAGATAGCGCTCTCGGAACTCCATCCCGGCGCAGCGTATCTCCACGGCGACGACGAGACCTACATCGTCACCGAAGTCGTCGAGGACTCACACATGACTCAGGAAGTCCGGAAGAACGTCCCAGACGAGGCGGTTTGCCCTCGGTGTGGCGAGATCGAAGATATCGACGCTTCGCACTGTGAGCACTGC
Protein-coding regions in this window:
- a CDS encoding DEAD/DEAH box helicase, with translation MENPTHRATEAVSAYRNHFVGRTGPAARSIANRQERLLEDPDGLVNVRGPYLQALDVPNWSDESWRSFASRVGLNPLIRKTFDDLGFRRLYDFQERSIESIRDGHDTVVTAATGRGKTEAWLIPILDRILEKKRRGDGDGTTATLIYPTKALAQDQFKRLVQYLYRINEQWPTNQQITIGIYDGDTPTNMSANAQGYLESSFKYTECPGANEDLEKCRNCRQGVHVHNSGQSYELRPEKRQCTDDVPLDFIRLTKHSILTEGVDILLTNPDTINMKLVNVNAPDEHETFVYDPEFLVFDEVHTYDGLFGSYTATLTKRMRALREDRGCDDLQVIASSATVENDVELFQQISGATKVEHVDEQSRSLDAPSKASMPSAFTESTLAEEDLLSFARGKRTPPLLADIDFDIDAQAHDDDRLLELLGDHLFDAIANEGADTSPVVATFRVLHDELSSEPQTYEEFLKWIAGEFDLTETEAERVLDNFTILGTFSGLLENRTHLFSWPIDGFYACSACEAVYSAPQETCRNCSNGFVTRSTYCSRCDDEALVAWFCPSCEQLDPYIPIEEGERRTDEEHHCQRCLAARDEEVRSLRVTFQPTLECESCRERTTRSTRGSCSECATNLVHVGPDQYRCPNPGCESSVEYDPGCPDCGGDQRPVTGDGPVDCPGCGQSHEGAVPATCDCGRSLTQTRLLPWVCRKDSCDREYFGDPPDTCPCGSYTFARAGLFEVLADSYCESCETSTVGDPTCDCDGPVRTRETPFQAYQTVQPDGGVRAASSFSSVAPCTHQGLNYNTDRRYDELVRGPGNLAVTTSQYLLRRVADEEGHKAAKLLSFADSHRDMKEVNRDFSEPEAATLMDQTLVEVTRRHEPWIDAETVLDGAMELIEDLGNDLKPPQDVRGVAFDIAEELVDASRRHMDTEEAVRDRLRRRLYPHSYSGRYGEFGGALADDGLVDVRLDPVVRTELSAEEQGIVQELVKNGSGCSIEKIDPPATSTDVRAIVDDLDDRHVLEADDDYVEFDPSALEATLAGDSDDLYYRPSNGSYEQTIDAQFGGRSGDAVPSSVSIDALADSEHPRFTARAYRTTYSQPRMLVGQVYHGMTEKKERRELEYLFREGNQPHFLSTGPTMELGVDIGDLDALLLYGTPPNMNAYLQRIGRAGRDSGSSLVHSVSQRNPIDYYYYEQPADLMAADPQPVPLKEYNEEVLRVSLTWGVLDYVAANFVVPWEVERRGQYASVSGGGEFEHRQPSSDDDAAKLTHAMSARTKELGLQSRNSKLAALGTVVHDYDREIREHLERLLDHQYCAECNRKYDRDADRETCVDDNCSGDLHDALSEFEHLIDEAVERFDERFIDHYGEYRHELEDELENVQRRWRDLKRDRRRASSGEEARRISEERATLADRKEALRRRLDQIERMSYLDFLRESRQSRYAFNMRSVTNNVGVGLVDADEDGYWTRSIGEDDGRSMRMAISELHPGSAYLDGGDAYVVSQLSTDEFASSELRERVRRSQASGLAEEYVCPACGESHEDPGDACNCGSDVDLQRRRLVVPESVRAHRSDLLMSADGNPARTMYREQSNEIQNTYAERKTEVLEFNSAKCFDLTGEDGEQLGTVEYGSIDVLLHTDSFRAKYKSGEMDGETTPFMLCGDDDCPGVVYRDEDDQLHCSANADHGPAHDTGYELVRLGYEYQTDGIRVDLDDTAEAHTLVHGFRVALQYLGGVSIRELSEVVHGDGVVDLFDAQEGGAGVTGLLFESGDGRENFEQAISLLREHFQCDCDDGCPLCLYQYGCDTHNRGSSFDREGLFERLDQASTAVLATDGGTGIVRTKPNEDIQTDT
- a CDS encoding DEAD/DEAH box helicase; translation: MSSRDDTIELAEQTKRAYAEHVVASGQSRVLRDVIDRYAETDADEPLEEAVTSFTRTRGPFLQALDLPRRGPDWESFADKVDLHEDIVRTFTEAGFEHLYEFQAETIRSVLNDDHTLVTAGTGRGKTESWLVPILQYICEAKAGDHPNHPPQSVKCILTYPTKALAQDQLKRLIEYLYELNRNRTGTDRITVGIFDGDTPQNDPQEFEYLQTAYKFFECPCEHCDGSLTVERTEDERFRVDHDATGTPEVDLDFIRLTRDEIVTEEVDILLTNPDTVNYRLFNVNETDEQSAFVEQPRFVVFDEIHEYSELFGAFTTGLMRRYARSRQELLDNDAIEDDDLQVIGASATVSNRRAIFNRILPFTDPETSVVTENPQTLDAPMPTTVPEAFRSDALDVEAFGQALADGSELGPVGERLLAITNVNVPDDPTPTTALRRVEDALYERLLHGGGDDLDFVRALYAELYEDPQELDGLTETIAAELDVEESVATTIRENFVAIGQLAGVLESRVHLFSWPIDGYYTCLHCGTVYDTPRSQCVECDHHFVTKFSYCRHCGEEALESWFCPACERLEPLTVTSSDGRFEYFDVQTCNCDEGTESETDMIRTLWRPFYECSECGDRQNLDRVRRCTSCDAEAPMVLTDDRKAYECTNPDCGARTEATGTHECQSCSHEDLHPLVDDTLYCDECDETYPDTAGERCSCGGALRPKRFLGWQCSGEDCDAVYLGEAPRTCECGKRRFARTALFDLDRVSQCQSCERELFPGRECFCDDPDMKTVPKGYRTYKMVDERGSVRSPTDFPGAVPCYDKGKSYSKHRRYESMLRGPGNTAVTSSQYQLRASADPDDSETFERAKLLSFADSQSDMKELARNFEDPETSLFFSQLTVEALGEADNDWASLAELGDRVWAAVSKYEEMLETSADAHRSPLERRLTAYDESLERYVRDEVAARLLSGRFNNRRRTPRLSKNGLVDIRLDVDISSLDETKQKLLAEFHSQSTHYVSTLAEEIEGAGHHVEELVDEGVLEKRDTDGNIVVALAPDAVEIALSDESTPVKYDPAAERFYTTFELACRDVESDLVSFTDDYVARSEFSHPHFDRLAYRIDSSDPMMLLSDSYFGQTERADRRRLEYQFREGRHPNFLSSGPAMEVGVDIGDLDSLLLYGTPPNTNSYLQRVGRAGRDSGSSLVHSVSQRNPIDYYYFRRPGELIQSEAQPVPLNEVNREVLQRSLTWAVLDAIAATRWIPWRREMSAMNDLFVYEEDDEITSCAEKSRTDVTFSTLLANGCGQLQPGASISPLEALREVVQEDTDDLHEYLADIVRFSPCDRCGRKHEAGYEGPCAADDCDGTTVSLLDEYDDLIADALESFERDIVDRYVEFEDGLYEELDRVEDRISDLRRSSRSRRRGRRGDESETDQREELDRLRDRRTRLDEFLMRLESMQFQTFLNRYSDAAFSLRSVSASVTYDLIGDGFQSATNGELDRDRQIALSELHPGAAYLHGDDETYIVTEVVEDSHMTQEVRKNVPDEAVCPRCGEIEDIDASHCEHCGERLKRLETVVPRRVRAYKDSLPIDRTADGGALTSAAVYQSQQEEIQNTYAPVDDEAVSFEPAASRQFRIVTDSGDQIGTLEHGDLHLRSSSTQFFATYKGGGSDGLPTVFELCDRDNCSGVVARTDDTAYCLQNPEHDVSDSKAIRLATEFETAGVRLQMSSEELEHTLVHGFRAALQYIGGVGVRKVPETIEEEGTFVYDGDEGGSGISVLLTRGSDGDIDGNFQRAMEIISETLDCDCEGGCPFCLYQYGCTNHNDPDTFAKEQLVDLLEEGLRLEPVDGGSDE